CTTTCGTCGTTCATCGGCGGCGGAGTAAGGGCCTTTACCGGCAAATCCTTTCAGTGATTGAAATTTTCTTCCCGCCCTACCGATAGAGAGGCCTGCACGCCCGGCCAACCATCAGTACGGCGCGCAGCGTGCAGGGAGCTTGAATGATCAGTCCGAACGCTCAGGCACTCTCTAAGACCCTCACGACGCTCACCGGACTTCCCGTGACCTGCGCCCGCAAGCCGCGCTTTACGCCTTCGCGGTCGCGCCGCGTCTACGGCATCTACAACGAGCTGCCGGCGCACGACACCATCCTGCTTCGCGCGGATCTCTCCTTGCTTGCCTCCCTGGGAGGCTGCGTCGCTGGCCTGACAGACTCGCTCGCCGCCGATCGCGCGAAGATTTCTCCACTCGACGAGGCCCTCCGCAGCGGAATCCACGACGTCCTGAACGTCCTCTCGACGCTGCTTAGCGGCCCGGAACGCGTCGTCTTCAGATCCCTGTGTCTGGATGTCGCCTACCTCACTGGCCCAGCCCGCTCCGTCCTCAACTCCCAGGCCCCCGCCCAGACCTTCGAGGTCACCATCAAGGGCTACACCGGCGGAGAGCTCACCATCTTCTCCGAAGAGTCGTAGTCCACCCGACCACAGCAAACCCACGCAGACTCGTCATCTCGACCGAAGCATTGCAGCTTCATCGCAACGCGCAGTGGAGAGACCCCCGCATTTCGCCTTGGCTCTTGCCTTTGCTGGCCTCTTCAGCATGAAACAAGCAAACCTCGCGGTGATGCAACAGGTTCTCAGAACCTGCGAACCCATCCCTCTCTCGCCCGGCGCCGTCCAGGACGAGCCGCGTCTCACTCTACCGCACTCAGGTAAAGACAAGGAGAATCGAGCCTCCAGCCGGATAAATATATTGACAATAGAACAGGAATGCGTGAACATTCACAACAATACGTAAACAAATGAAAATCCATGGAAGCTGAAGGGAAGCCCGTATGCACATGCGAAGGAATCTGAAGCTGCATCTCTTTCTTGCACTTGCTCTCTTTTCGGTCATCGCGCCTACCCGCAGCCTGCATGCGCAGATCGACACCGCAACCGTCGCTGGCCGCGTCACCGATAAGTCCGGCGCAACCGTCGCCAACGCCGACATCACCGTCACCAGCACCGAGACCAACTTCGCCTATCACGCCAAAAGCGCCTCCAACGGCGAGTGGACCATCAGCCCCGTCCACATCGGCACCTATAAGCTCATCGTCAAAGCAGACGGCTTCAACGAGTCCGTCGTCGGTCCCTTCACTCTCAGCGTCCAGCAGCGCCCGCAGTTCGATACCGCCCTCCAGCCCGGCGCGACCACCGTCGTCGAAGTCACCGACTCTGCTCCCGTCCTCGAAACCGCCACCTCCGAGCGCAGCCAGCTCATCGACAGCCGCACCATGCAGACCCTCCCGCTCAACGGTCGCAACCCCGTCCAGCTCGCCCAGCTCTCAGCCGGCGTCACTGTGAGTGAACCCGGTGCCCGCGACGAGCAAGGCTACGGCTTCAGCGCCAACGGCGCTCGCTCCCTCCAGAACAACTTCCTCCTCGACGGCGTAGACAACAACTCCAACCTCCCCGACGACCTCAACGAGGCCAACTACGTCGTCATGCCCTCCGTCGACGCCCTCCAGGAGTTCCGCTTCGAGACCGACTCCTACTCCGCCGAGTTCGGCCGCGCCACCGGTGCCGTCGTCAACGCCACCACCAAGAGCGGCACCAATCACTATCACGGCGTCATCTACGAGTTCCTCCGCAACCAGGCCTTCGACGCCCGCAACTACTTCGACCAGATCCAGCCCGCCTACCACCAGAACCAGTTCGGCGCGACCCTCGGCATGCCCATCCTGCGCGACAAGCTCTTCCTCTTCATGGACTACGAAGGCCTTCGCCTCTCGCAGGGCCAGACCAACACCGCCATCGTTCCTACCGCCGCCCAGGCCAGCGGCGACTTCACCAGCCAGCTCGACCTCACCACCTCCACCGGGGTCTTAGACTGCAACGGCAACGCCACCTACGCCGGAGAGCTCTTCAACACCAAGCTCACCCAGGCCTCCGCCGCAAGCCCAACGGGCTACTGCGGCGTCCCCTTCGGCTACAACGCCGACGGCACCCCATCGAACATCATCCCCGCCGGCAGCATCGACCCCCTCGGTGCCAAGCTGGCTGCCCTCTATCCCGCGCCCAACGCCAGCGGCAACGGCTACAACTACGTCTCCAACCCCAAGCTGACCCGCAACAATAACCAGGGCGACGTCCGCGTCGACCAGGTCCTCACCCACAGCGACAACATCTTCTACCGCTTCTCCATCGCCCGCCAGCCCTCCATCATCCCGGCCGTCTTCCCTGGCCTAGCAGACGGCGGCGGCTTCTTCTCGGGCGTCGGCGACAACCGCGCCTACTCCATCGCCATCAGCGAAACCCACGTCTTCACCCCCACCAAGGTCAACGAGATCCGCCTAGGCTACAACCGCCTCCACACCAACCGCTTCCAGTTCAACTCCAACACCGACGTCTCCGGCCAGATCGGCTTCCCCGGCGTCCCTTACCAGGCTGGCACCGACAACGGCGGCCTTCCCCAGATGTTCTTCAACGACGTCGCCACCCTCGGCAGCCCCACCTATCTCCCATCAAACGAGATCCAGAACACCTACTCCATCTCCGACACCTTCACCCTCATCCATAACAACCACAGCATCAAGTTCGGGGGCGAGTACCGCCCCGAAGAGTTCACCATCTTCCAGCCCGCCGCTCCGCGCGGAACCCTCAACTTCGGCCCCCAGTTCACCGACAACCCAGCCGCGCAAGGCAGCGGCGGCAGCGGCCTAGCCACACTCCTTACCGGCCAACCCGACGGCGGCGGCATCAACAACATCAACAACGTCGACTACAACCGTAAGGTCTACGGCGTCTTCCTCCAGGATGACTGGCGCGCCACCCCCACCCTCACCATCAACGCCGGCATCCGTTACGACTTCTTCTCCGCCATCCTCGAGCGCCACAACGCCCAGGCAAACTTCAACCCCGTCACCGGCGCCCTGGACATCCCCGCCAGCAGCAACGTCACCCTCACCCCGACCTTCGCCTCCGAGATCACCGCCAACCACACCGCGACCAACGGCCTCATCCCGCCCATCTACACCGACTTCTCCCCACGCCTCGGCCTCGCCTGGCAGTTCCACAAGGGCTGGGTCGCCCGCGCCGCCAGCGGCCTCTTCTTCAACGGCGAAGAGTCCGGCCCCTACTCGAACCCCAGCCCCGGCTTCAACCCGCCCTACTTCGCCTCGCAGAACTTCGTCGCCCCTTGCAGTCTTCCCTCCTACGCCGCAGGCTCAAGCTGCGCCGTCCCTGGCCTTAGCGTCCTCGCCGACGGCTTCCCCAGCAACGCCCTGGTCGATCCCAACACCCCCAACCTCTTCGGCGAAGACAAGCTGAAAACCCCATACGTAGCGCAATGGCACGTGACCGTGCAGCATGAACTCACACCGCACACCACCGTCGAAGCCGCCTTCGTCGGCTCCAAGGGAACGCACCTCTACACCTTCGGCAATCTGAACCAGGCCGCACCCACCGCCGACTCCTCCGCCCCATCCGCGCCCCGCCGCCCCTTCCCATCCCTCGACACCTCCATCGGCTGGCTCCGCTCCAACGGCTTCTCCAACTACAACTCGGCCCAGTTCAAGCTGGAGCAGCACCTCAGCCACGGCGTCGCCGCTATCGTGAACTACACCTACAGCCACGCTCTCGGAAACTCCTCGAACGCCAACCTCGGTGCCCAGAACAACGACGGCTTCCGTGACGAGCGCCTCCTAGGCGAGTACGGCAACCTCGACTTCGACAACCGCCATCGCTTCACCACCGGCTACTCCTGGGATCTCCCCATCGGCAAAGGCCAGTGGCTCGCCGGAGCCGTCAGCACCCCGGTCAACTACCTCATCGGCGACTGGCAGCTCTCCGGCATCGCAACGCTCTCCTCGGGCACCTGGTTCACCGTCACCGACGCCAACGCCAACTTCGCCAACTCCGACGGCCAGCAGCGTCCCGACGCCGTCGCCGGACAGAAGCCCAACGGCAAGCCCTGCGTCGCCGGAACCTCCTTCAACACCTGCGCCTTCCAGGACCCTGCCGCCGGCTCCTTCGGCGATGTGCCTCTCAACACCGTCAACGGCCCCGGCGACAAGAACTGGGACATCTCCATCCTGAAGACCATCGCCCTCTCCGAAGCCCGCCGCTTCGAACTTCGCGGCGAGTTCTACAACGCCCTCAACCACCCCAACTTCCTCTTCGCCGCCCCCGGCCCACAGAACTCCAACAACGCCACCACCTTCGGTTCCACCAACTTCGGCATCGTCACCGCCGCCCGCGACCCACGCCTCATCCAGATCGGCCTCAAGTTCTACTACTGATCCACTCTCCCAATCTGCAAAGAGAGGAAGGCCGCAGCGGCATACCGCTGCGGCCTTTTTCTTATTTTGTCTCTTTCCTATTTTCCTTGTTTGTCATTCCCGAAGGGAATCTGCTTCTCGTCCACCATAAGACCCGTCATGTCGACCGAAGCATTGCAGCTTCATCGCAATGCGCAGTGGAGAGCCCCCCGCATTTCGCCTTTGCCGTGCTTGGTTCATTTTGCTTGTCATTCCCGAAGGGAATCTGCCTTTGGACTGTCAGCACTTCTTCGGAATTACCTAGGACCAGCCTATTATTGGCAGGAGCTGGTGCGATCACTTCCGCAACGCCGACTTATCAGGGCCAATCCAGCGAAGTACCGAGGGAACTAATGTCCGTCAGTGAAGAGAGACAGATAGCTAAGCAAGACTAGCGCCGTGCTGCTGAGAATGAGACGCCCGCGCCACCGATAGGCAAAGGTAGAAAACAGAAGTGCTAATACCGAGGCGCATAGCGCAGCACTGACCGCGGAGAAATTCCACGAGTTTGAATATCCTCCGTTACCGTCTGAGATGAGCGGAAACGGGTTTACCAAAGCCAACATGGCTGCCGGTAAGGCAAGGGCCATTGTCGCGAGGGAGAGCCAAAAACACCAAACTCTAAATCTTGAGAGCAGCACCTGATCCTCCACAACTGCCAGGTTATTGATTTCGGCGTTCTTGTTTATATCCGTCCCAACGAACGCGCTTATCCGAGTTGCGCCGTTGAATACGGGAGGGAAGCCGACTTATCGGGAGTACTTCTCCTCTTGAAGTGAAGACACCTACGGAGGCCAGCGGGGTTAGGTGGCCCTGTTTTCTTGCTTCTCAGATGATGGCAATCACGCCATCGTGGTCTGGCGAGATTGCAGACTGGAAGGTATACTGCAAGGCGTCACGCAGGGCAAATGAAGTTTTTTCATCAGGAATGCTGCCGATCTTCTTTCCCATCCCGTCATACACTTCCACCAGAACGTGGCCGTCCGTCACTTTCATCAGCAGCGAAGTAGCCCCAATCGGCAATTCCGCGCGATGAAGCATTCCGATCGCTTGAAGCAGAGCAGACAACCGGGTATATTCCGTTTGTTGCTCTGGCGACGGAACGATCTTTATGCCAGCCTTTACGAACTCAGCTTGCCATGCCGCCACCGCCCTGAGACATATAGATTCAAGGTCTCCAAGCGTGTTGTCGTCTTTATCAACCACGGTGGCTGCGATTCGCACATTGGCATCACCGTGAGCTGTGACAGGTCCGCCGAAGACTGGAATCGTGATTAGCGGTGTTTCAGCCGACGTGCTTATCTTGAACTCCAAAGTGGTATGCGCCGCCTGTATCCTAGGCGAGAGTCCCGATCTAGAGGGACGGCTTAGCTCCGCGTGCTTGTCCAAGTTCCAAAGATCATGAACGATCGCAACGTCACGATTACTATTGATCAACAGGTCGCCGGTCTCAGGCTTTCCGTTCCTTCTGCACCAGGCGTGTAGGTGATCCTTTAGAGAAGCAATGTTGTTGACGAGCGTCGAAAGTCTGTTCGCTACCGTAGCAGGCTTCTCGATTTTAGTGAAATCAAACGTAACTGCGAATGGCCCGCCAGAATCTCGTCTTGCAGGCTTCATCGATGCCAGTTTCTCAGTGATTCGCATTTCAGCAAGAGATGCGTACAGTTGTTCTAATTTCTGCTCGATAGTGGGACCAGACAACTGTGTTTTACCTCCGGCTCCGCTGGCTGTCCGTGCCTAGCCAGATGATGTTACTCCTGATAAACGCTCTTCGCGGAATCTGATGAGTTGATTTCAGACATTCAGCGAACATCCCAGGGATTCAATACCGGCACACCCGTAACTTCAAAGTCCGCAACGTTCCGCGTCACGACGGTCATGCTGTGCACCAGAGCCGTCGCCGCAATCAGAGCGTCACGCTCAGCTCGTGGATCCGGCACATGCAGCGACGCACAGCGAAGCGCAACCGCAGCATCGACGGGCAGCACCCGGTCCAGAAACTCAGGCAAGACGTGATGCGTCATCCACGCCCTCAGCCGAGTGCCTTGGGCGGCATCGCGCCGCTCGATCTGGAGGATGCCAAGCTCGATTTCCATCAAGGTCATCGCGGAGAGATAGAGCGTTGCAGCATCCACGCTCTCTACCCAGGCAATGACGTTCGCATCGGCCTTGCCATCGCCAACCTTACGCAGTTCGGAGAGGACATTGGTGTAGAGAAGGAACATCAGGAAAGATCCGCTGGACGCACGGAGATTTGCAGCTTAGGTGGGTCAAATTCAATGCCAGCAAGGCCCGGCATGGACAGAACGTCGACAATACTCCGTCTCTGGCCGGAGAGCCGCTGATAGTCCTCGATGCTAAGCAGCACATGGGCAGGCTTGCCCCGGTCGGTGATAAACACCGGCCCTTTGTTAGCCGCCTTCTTCGCCCGGCCTGTGTCCTGATTGAACTCTCGGCTGGAAAGAGTTGTGATCGCCATCGGTCACCTCCAAAGCCAATTGTAGAAAAGTTACTACATTACATCGCAGTGATCCTATCCGCCGTCATTCTGAGCCGAAGGCGAAGAATCCCCGCATTTCGCTCGGAGCGGCTTAGCTTATTCCAAGCGGCAAAGTGATCCGGCAATCGCTGCAGGCAAGCCGATAGCCAAACTATGTGGAAATGTTCCACGTGGAACATTTTAGGTAAATATCCAGTAAGCCGTTTAGAATCAGAAAATACTCGCGGAAACCCGCCAATGTTCCACGTGGAACATTGTTGAAAACCCGCTCACACCAGAATCAACTTGCACCCAAACGACTTGATCCGTTCCTGTAACTCCGGCAACAAACTCTCATCGCTGATCACAATATCCACCTCGGAGAACGAAGCAATCAGCGACATGCTCCGCTTGCTGAACTTGCTCGCATCCGCCACAACGATAATCTCGCGCGCCGCCCGCAGCATGGCCCGGTTCGCCATCGTCTCTTCAAGGTTCGTCCCGCTCACCCCAAAATCAGGATCGCATCCGGCTCCGCAAAGAAACAGCTTGTCGGCCGAGAACTGTTCCAGCATGTCCTCTGTCTGCCGGCCCACGATCGAAGCCGAATCGTTCCGAACCGTCCCGCCCATCATGATGATCTGCGTGTTGCGCGAATTCAGCAGCTCCGCCGCGATATTCACGCCATTCGTGATGACCTGCACATTCTGGATATTCTTCAGGTTGCGCGCGACTTCGAGCGCCGTCGTACCCGAGTCGAGAATGATCGTCTCGCCCTCGCGCACCAGCGTCGCCGCCATCGCTCCAATGCGCTGCTTCTCCTTCGACTGACTCTTGATGCGCTCATGGACCGGCGACTCGCGGAAGACGGTATCGTGAATTACCGCTCCTCCATGCGACCGCTGCACCAGGCCGCGCTGGTCTAACTCATTCAAATCGCTGCGGATCGTCACAGCGGAGGTATTGAACCTCCGGACCAGCTCGTTGACCTTGGCCCGGCCCTCTGCTCGCAGAATCTGCAGGATCTGCATGCGGCGTTCTTCCGCCATCATGCCTTCCTGCAAGGGCTCTTCAAGTCGTATGCCGTTTGTAGAGTGCTCGACGGCTTCTTTTTTCATCTCTCCCAATCAGTGCTCCTCAAATGCGAAGGAAGATCTTGTTGCGGAACATCCAATGCAGTATAAGCCAGTACACCGCAAGCGTTAGCGCACCGATGAAGACCGGCTCCAGCGCCGTGCCGAAGACGTTCAGTACCCGCATACCGAGATGGATGCGG
This Granulicella aggregans DNA region includes the following protein-coding sequences:
- a CDS encoding type II toxin-antitoxin system VapC family toxin, translating into MFLLYTNVLSELRKVGDGKADANVIAWVESVDAATLYLSAMTLMEIELGILQIERRDAAQGTRLRAWMTHHVLPEFLDRVLPVDAAVALRCASLHVPDPRAERDALIAATALVHSMTVVTRNVADFEVTGVPVLNPWDVR
- a CDS encoding type II toxin-antitoxin system Phd/YefM family antitoxin, with product MAITTLSSREFNQDTGRAKKAANKGPVFITDRGKPAHVLLSIEDYQRLSGQRRSIVDVLSMPGLAGIEFDPPKLQISVRPADLS
- a CDS encoding TonB-dependent receptor, coding for MRRNLKLHLFLALALFSVIAPTRSLHAQIDTATVAGRVTDKSGATVANADITVTSTETNFAYHAKSASNGEWTISPVHIGTYKLIVKADGFNESVVGPFTLSVQQRPQFDTALQPGATTVVEVTDSAPVLETATSERSQLIDSRTMQTLPLNGRNPVQLAQLSAGVTVSEPGARDEQGYGFSANGARSLQNNFLLDGVDNNSNLPDDLNEANYVVMPSVDALQEFRFETDSYSAEFGRATGAVVNATTKSGTNHYHGVIYEFLRNQAFDARNYFDQIQPAYHQNQFGATLGMPILRDKLFLFMDYEGLRLSQGQTNTAIVPTAAQASGDFTSQLDLTTSTGVLDCNGNATYAGELFNTKLTQASAASPTGYCGVPFGYNADGTPSNIIPAGSIDPLGAKLAALYPAPNASGNGYNYVSNPKLTRNNNQGDVRVDQVLTHSDNIFYRFSIARQPSIIPAVFPGLADGGGFFSGVGDNRAYSIAISETHVFTPTKVNEIRLGYNRLHTNRFQFNSNTDVSGQIGFPGVPYQAGTDNGGLPQMFFNDVATLGSPTYLPSNEIQNTYSISDTFTLIHNNHSIKFGGEYRPEEFTIFQPAAPRGTLNFGPQFTDNPAAQGSGGSGLATLLTGQPDGGGINNINNVDYNRKVYGVFLQDDWRATPTLTINAGIRYDFFSAILERHNAQANFNPVTGALDIPASSNVTLTPTFASEITANHTATNGLIPPIYTDFSPRLGLAWQFHKGWVARAASGLFFNGEESGPYSNPSPGFNPPYFASQNFVAPCSLPSYAAGSSCAVPGLSVLADGFPSNALVDPNTPNLFGEDKLKTPYVAQWHVTVQHELTPHTTVEAAFVGSKGTHLYTFGNLNQAAPTADSSAPSAPRRPFPSLDTSIGWLRSNGFSNYNSAQFKLEQHLSHGVAAIVNYTYSHALGNSSNANLGAQNNDGFRDERLLGEYGNLDFDNRHRFTTGYSWDLPIGKGQWLAGAVSTPVNYLIGDWQLSGIATLSSGTWFTVTDANANFANSDGQQRPDAVAGQKPNGKPCVAGTSFNTCAFQDPAAGSFGDVPLNTVNGPGDKNWDISILKTIALSEARRFELRGEFYNALNHPNFLFAAPGPQNSNNATTFGSTNFGIVTAARDPRLIQIGLKFYY
- a CDS encoding DeoR/GlpR family DNA-binding transcription regulator; this translates as MKKEAVEHSTNGIRLEEPLQEGMMAEERRMQILQILRAEGRAKVNELVRRFNTSAVTIRSDLNELDQRGLVQRSHGGAVIHDTVFRESPVHERIKSQSKEKQRIGAMAATLVREGETIILDSGTTALEVARNLKNIQNVQVITNGVNIAAELLNSRNTQIIMMGGTVRNDSASIVGRQTEDMLEQFSADKLFLCGAGCDPDFGVSGTNLEETMANRAMLRAAREIIVVADASKFSKRSMSLIASFSEVDIVISDESLLPELQERIKSFGCKLILV